A window of the Vigna angularis cultivar LongXiaoDou No.4 chromosome 3, ASM1680809v1, whole genome shotgun sequence genome harbors these coding sequences:
- the LOC108324771 gene encoding LOW QUALITY PROTEIN: 2-hydroxyisoflavanone dehydratase-like (The sequence of the model RefSeq protein was modified relative to this genomic sequence to represent the inferred CDS: inserted 2 bases in 2 codons; substituted 1 base at 1 genomic stop codon), producing the protein STEYVQKAIIHKLWGDLLNTAVANIAHNAVHRVGIDSGGLLGGVKIAGVVLVFPLFWSSKPILSKAVDGFEESSAMQVWRFAYPDAPHVINXPLIDPLGCGAPSLASLGCSKMLIFVTGKNDXRDTGIWYYDAVKESGXEGDEGEERCFQIYHHQIENTKITITSMASFLV; encoded by the exons TCTACTGAATATGTACAAAAGgcaattattcataaattatgGGGTGATCTACTGAATACTGCAGTTGCCAATATTGCACACAACGCAGTTCATCGTGTGGGTATTGATAGTGGGGGTTTGTTAGGGGGTGTGAAAATAGCGGGTGTGGTTCTTGTTTTTCCGTTGTTTTGGAGCTCTAAGCCGATTTTGTCCAAAGCTGTAGATGGGTTTGAGGAGAGTTCGGCCATGCAGGTGTGGAGGTTTGCGTACCCTGATGCGCCACACGTcatca aacctttgatcgaTCCTTTGGGTTGTGGGGCTCCTAGTTTGGCCTCCCTAGGGTGCTCCAAGATGTTGATTTTTGTAACGGGGAAGAATG CTAGGGACACAGGGATTTGGTACTATGATGCTGTTAAGGAAAGTGGGTAGGAGGGTGACGAGGGAGAGGAACGTTGCTTTCAGATTTACCATCATCAAATCGAGAATACTAAGATCACCATCACTTCCATGGCTTCTTTCCTTGTTTGA
- the LOC108326024 gene encoding probable ATP-dependent DNA helicase CHR12 isoform X1, producing MEKEKEKEKEKETQNERHHAKTLICALNLLSRDLPLPPHILNSVSSIYRNHDDGGNSGEDLILDLEDALSKQRPNCVSGFKLEKARESRYRSQIQHRLNDLQELPSSRGEDLQTKCLLELYGLKLAELQMKVRTDVSSEYWLNAKCAYPDRQLFDWGMMRLRRPLYGVGDPFAMDADDQLRKKREAERLSRLEEKEKNHIETRTRKFFAEILNTVREFQLQIQASLKRRKQRNDGVQAWHGRQRQRATRAEKLRFQALKADDQEAYMRMVKESKNERLTLLLEETNKLLVNLGAAVQRQKDKKYSDGIEPLEDSEADLPESEKNGISKESPIDEDDMIDSDHNGDSSDLLEGQRQYNSAIHSIQEKVTEQPSILQGGELRPYQIEGLQWMLSLFNNNLNGILADEMGLGKTIQTISLIAYLMENKGVTGPHLIVAPKAVLPNWVNEFTTWVPSITAILYDGRLDERKAMKEELSGEGKFNVLLTHYDLIMRDKAFLKKIQWKYLIVDEGHRLKNHESALARTLDNGYHIQRRLLLTGTPIQNSLQELWSLLNFLLPNIFNSVQNFEDWFNAPFADRVDVSLTDEEQLLIIRRLHQVIRPFILRRKKDEVEKFLPGKSQVILKCDMSAWQKVYYQQVTDVGRVGLDNGSGKSKSLQNLTMQLRKCCNHPYLFVGEYDMYKRKEEIVRASGKFELLDRLLPKLRRAGHRVLLFSQMTRLMDILEIYLRLHDFKYLRLDGSTKTEERGNLLRKFNAPDSPYFMFLLSTRAGGLGLNLQTADTVIIFDSDWNPQMDQQAEDRAHRIGQKKEVRVFVLVSVGSIEEVILERAKQKMGIDAKVIQAGLFNTTSTAQDRREMLEEIMRRGTSSLGTDVPSEREINRLAARSDEEFWLFEKMDEERRQKENYRSRLMEEHELPDWVYSPINKDDKSKDFNSAVTGKRKRKEVVYADTLSDLQWMKAVENGEDISKFSAKGKRRDHHSSDSIAQASDNTVAEESLELRTESVPMTNDRTSEDSFHVTPSSKRFKSEGTNFLKHTYEDVGSGLNHHVLSWNTHKKKRSSFLGQGSLSDARGHSSNGRANWN from the exons atggagaaggagaaggagaaggagaaggagaaggagacgCAGAATGAGCGCCACCACGCCAAGACACTCATCTGTGCCCTCAACCTTCTCTCGCGCGACCTCCCTCTCCCTCCTCATATTCTCAATTCCGTCTCTTCCATCTACCGCAATCAT GATGATGGAGGTAATTCTGGAGAGGACTTGATATTGGATCTTGAAGATGCACTGTCGAAGCAGCGTCCAAACTGCGTGTCTGGTTTTAAACTAGAGAAAGCAAGGGAAAGTCGGTATCGAAGTCAGATTCAGCATCGATTGAATGATCTTCAAG AATTGCCTTCAAGCAGGGGAGAGGACCTGCAGACAAAATGCTTGCTTGAACTTTATGGACTAAAG CTTGCAGAGTTGCAGATGAAGGTTCGTACTGATGTGAGTTCTGAATACTGGCTCAATGCTAAGTGTGCTTATCCGGACAGGCAATTGTTTGATTGGGGCATGATGAGGCTGCGTCGTCCATTGTATGGGGTTGGAGATCCATTTGCCATGGATGCTGATGATCAATTAAGGAAGAAACGGGAGGCTGAG AGACTATCAAGATtagaagaaaaggagaaaaatcaTATAGAGACTAGAACAAGGAAATTTTTTGCAGAAATACTCAACACTGTCCGTGAGTTCCAATTACAAATTCAAGCTTCTTTGAAGAGGAGAAAACAGAGGAATGATGGTGTCCAG GCATGGCATGGAAGACAAAGACAACGAGCAACTCGGGCAGAGAAATTGAGGTTCCAAGCCTTGAAGGCTGATGATCAAGAAGCGTACATGAGAATGGTGAAAGAGAGTAAGAATGAGAGATTAACTTTGCTTCTTgaagaaacaaataaactactagtaaatttaggAGCAGCTGTTCAAcgtcaaaaagacaaaaagtattCAGATGGTATTGAGCCATTGGAAGATTCTGAAGCAGATTTACCAGAGTCAGAAAAGAATGGAATTTCTAAGGAGTCACCTATTGATGAAGATGATATGATCGATTCTGATCATAATGGTGATTCCAGTGATTTACTTGAGGGTCAGCGGCAATACAATTCTGCCATACATTCAATTCAAGAAAAG GTGACTGAGCAACCATCTATTCTTCAAGGTGGAGAGTTAAGACCATACCAGATAGAGGGGCTCCAGTGGATGCTTTCTTTGttcaataacaatttaaatGGAATTTTGGCTGATGAAATGGGGCTTGGGAAGACGATACAAACAATTTCGCTTATAGCATATCTTATGGAAAACAAGGGTGTTACCGGTCCCCACTTGATTGTTGCTCCAAAGGCAGTTCTGCCAAATTGGGTCAATGAATTCACAACATGGGTTCCTAG CATCACAGCTATTCTTTATGACGGACGGCTGGATGAGAGGAAGGCAATGAAGGAAGAGTTATCAGGGGAGGGGAAATTCAATGTTTTATTGACACACTATGATCTTATAATGAGAGATAAAGCATTTCTCAAGAAAATTCAATGGAAGTACTTGATTGTGGATGAAGGGCACCGGTTGAAAAACCATGAGTCTGCTCTGGCAAGAACCTTGGACAATGG TTATCACATCCAACGAAGACTTCTGTTGACTGGTACCCCAATTCAGAACAGTTTGCAGGAGTTGTGGTCTTTGCTTAATTTTCTCCTTCCAAACATTTTTAACTCGGTTCAAAATTTCGAGGACTGGTTTAATGCCCCCTTTGCAGACCGAGTTGATGTCTCCCTCACAGATGAGGAACAACTATTGATCATCCGGCGCCTGCATCAA GTAATAAGGCCCTTCATATTAAGAAGGAAAAAAGATGAGGTGGAAAAATTTCTTCCTGGGAAATCTCAGGTCATACTCAAATGTGATATGTCAGCCTGGCAGAAAGTATATTATCAACAAGTTACAGATGTAGGCAGAGTTGGGTTGGACAACG gTTCTGGAAAGTCAAAAAGTCTACAAAATTTAACAATGCAACTCAGAAAGTGTTGTAACCATCCCTACCTATTCGTGGGAGAATATGATATGTATAAACGTAAGGAGGAGATTGTTAGAGCATCAGGTAAGTTTGAACTTCTTGACCGTTTGCTCCCAAAACTTCGCAGAGCTGGTCACAGAGTCCTCCTTTTCTCACAAATGACTCGACTTATGGACATTCTTGAAATCTATTTACGACTTCATGATTTTAAGTATCTTAGACTTGATGGTTCAACAAAAACTGAGGAAAGAGGCAATCTTCTAAGGAAATTTAATGCTCCTGACTCCCCATACTTTATGTTTCTCTTGAGCACTCGTGCTGGAGGTCTTGGTTTGAACTTGCAAACAGCAGATACTGTTATAATCTTTGATAGCGATTGGAATCCACAAATGGATCAACAAGCCGAGGACCGAGCGCATCGCATTGGACAGAAAAAGGAAGTTAgggtttttgttttggttagTGTAGGATCAATTGAAGAGGTGATTCTAGAGCGTGCAAAACAAAAAATGGGCATTGATGCCAAAGTTATCCAAGCAGGACTTTTCAACACAACTTCGACAG CCCAGGACAGAAGAGAAATGTTAGAAGAGATTATGCGCAGAGGTACAAGCTCACTTGGGACAGATGTGCCGAGTGAGAGAGAAATTAACCGTCTTGCTGCCCGATCTGACGAGGAGTTTTGGCTGTTTGAGAAAATGGATGAAGAGAGAAGACAAAAGGAAAATTACAGATCCCGTCTCATGGAAGAACATGAATTGCCAGATTGGGTATATTCTCCAATTAACAAGGATGATAAGTCCAAAGATTTCAACAGTGCTGTCACTGGAAAacggaaaagaaaagaagtggtATACGCAGATACGTTGAGTGATCTGCAATGGATGAAGGCTGTGGAGAACGGAGAAGACATATCAAAGTTTTCAgctaaaggaaaaagaagagaccACCACTCATCTGACAGCATTGCTCAAGCCAGCGATAACACAGTAGCAGAAGAAAGTTTAGAGTTGAGGACTGAAAGTGTTCCTATGACAAACGATCGCACGAGTGAAGATAGTTTCCATGTGACCCCTTCTTCAAAGAGATTCAAATCTGAAGGAACGAATTTCCTGAAACATACATACGAGGATGTTGGAAGTGGTTTGAACCACCATGTGTTATCATGGAATACTCACAAAAAGAAGAGGTCAAGTTTTCTGGGCCAGGGTTCATTATCTGATGCCAGAGGGCATTCTTCCAATGGAAGAGCAAACTGGAACTGA
- the LOC108326024 gene encoding probable ATP-dependent DNA helicase CHR12 isoform X2 translates to MKVRTDVSSEYWLNAKCAYPDRQLFDWGMMRLRRPLYGVGDPFAMDADDQLRKKREAERLSRLEEKEKNHIETRTRKFFAEILNTVREFQLQIQASLKRRKQRNDGVQAWHGRQRQRATRAEKLRFQALKADDQEAYMRMVKESKNERLTLLLEETNKLLVNLGAAVQRQKDKKYSDGIEPLEDSEADLPESEKNGISKESPIDEDDMIDSDHNGDSSDLLEGQRQYNSAIHSIQEKVTEQPSILQGGELRPYQIEGLQWMLSLFNNNLNGILADEMGLGKTIQTISLIAYLMENKGVTGPHLIVAPKAVLPNWVNEFTTWVPSITAILYDGRLDERKAMKEELSGEGKFNVLLTHYDLIMRDKAFLKKIQWKYLIVDEGHRLKNHESALARTLDNGYHIQRRLLLTGTPIQNSLQELWSLLNFLLPNIFNSVQNFEDWFNAPFADRVDVSLTDEEQLLIIRRLHQVIRPFILRRKKDEVEKFLPGKSQVILKCDMSAWQKVYYQQVTDVGRVGLDNGSGKSKSLQNLTMQLRKCCNHPYLFVGEYDMYKRKEEIVRASGKFELLDRLLPKLRRAGHRVLLFSQMTRLMDILEIYLRLHDFKYLRLDGSTKTEERGNLLRKFNAPDSPYFMFLLSTRAGGLGLNLQTADTVIIFDSDWNPQMDQQAEDRAHRIGQKKEVRVFVLVSVGSIEEVILERAKQKMGIDAKVIQAGLFNTTSTAQDRREMLEEIMRRGTSSLGTDVPSEREINRLAARSDEEFWLFEKMDEERRQKENYRSRLMEEHELPDWVYSPINKDDKSKDFNSAVTGKRKRKEVVYADTLSDLQWMKAVENGEDISKFSAKGKRRDHHSSDSIAQASDNTVAEESLELRTESVPMTNDRTSEDSFHVTPSSKRFKSEGTNFLKHTYEDVGSGLNHHVLSWNTHKKKRSSFLGQGSLSDARGHSSNGRANWN, encoded by the exons ATGAAGGTTCGTACTGATGTGAGTTCTGAATACTGGCTCAATGCTAAGTGTGCTTATCCGGACAGGCAATTGTTTGATTGGGGCATGATGAGGCTGCGTCGTCCATTGTATGGGGTTGGAGATCCATTTGCCATGGATGCTGATGATCAATTAAGGAAGAAACGGGAGGCTGAG AGACTATCAAGATtagaagaaaaggagaaaaatcaTATAGAGACTAGAACAAGGAAATTTTTTGCAGAAATACTCAACACTGTCCGTGAGTTCCAATTACAAATTCAAGCTTCTTTGAAGAGGAGAAAACAGAGGAATGATGGTGTCCAG GCATGGCATGGAAGACAAAGACAACGAGCAACTCGGGCAGAGAAATTGAGGTTCCAAGCCTTGAAGGCTGATGATCAAGAAGCGTACATGAGAATGGTGAAAGAGAGTAAGAATGAGAGATTAACTTTGCTTCTTgaagaaacaaataaactactagtaaatttaggAGCAGCTGTTCAAcgtcaaaaagacaaaaagtattCAGATGGTATTGAGCCATTGGAAGATTCTGAAGCAGATTTACCAGAGTCAGAAAAGAATGGAATTTCTAAGGAGTCACCTATTGATGAAGATGATATGATCGATTCTGATCATAATGGTGATTCCAGTGATTTACTTGAGGGTCAGCGGCAATACAATTCTGCCATACATTCAATTCAAGAAAAG GTGACTGAGCAACCATCTATTCTTCAAGGTGGAGAGTTAAGACCATACCAGATAGAGGGGCTCCAGTGGATGCTTTCTTTGttcaataacaatttaaatGGAATTTTGGCTGATGAAATGGGGCTTGGGAAGACGATACAAACAATTTCGCTTATAGCATATCTTATGGAAAACAAGGGTGTTACCGGTCCCCACTTGATTGTTGCTCCAAAGGCAGTTCTGCCAAATTGGGTCAATGAATTCACAACATGGGTTCCTAG CATCACAGCTATTCTTTATGACGGACGGCTGGATGAGAGGAAGGCAATGAAGGAAGAGTTATCAGGGGAGGGGAAATTCAATGTTTTATTGACACACTATGATCTTATAATGAGAGATAAAGCATTTCTCAAGAAAATTCAATGGAAGTACTTGATTGTGGATGAAGGGCACCGGTTGAAAAACCATGAGTCTGCTCTGGCAAGAACCTTGGACAATGG TTATCACATCCAACGAAGACTTCTGTTGACTGGTACCCCAATTCAGAACAGTTTGCAGGAGTTGTGGTCTTTGCTTAATTTTCTCCTTCCAAACATTTTTAACTCGGTTCAAAATTTCGAGGACTGGTTTAATGCCCCCTTTGCAGACCGAGTTGATGTCTCCCTCACAGATGAGGAACAACTATTGATCATCCGGCGCCTGCATCAA GTAATAAGGCCCTTCATATTAAGAAGGAAAAAAGATGAGGTGGAAAAATTTCTTCCTGGGAAATCTCAGGTCATACTCAAATGTGATATGTCAGCCTGGCAGAAAGTATATTATCAACAAGTTACAGATGTAGGCAGAGTTGGGTTGGACAACG gTTCTGGAAAGTCAAAAAGTCTACAAAATTTAACAATGCAACTCAGAAAGTGTTGTAACCATCCCTACCTATTCGTGGGAGAATATGATATGTATAAACGTAAGGAGGAGATTGTTAGAGCATCAGGTAAGTTTGAACTTCTTGACCGTTTGCTCCCAAAACTTCGCAGAGCTGGTCACAGAGTCCTCCTTTTCTCACAAATGACTCGACTTATGGACATTCTTGAAATCTATTTACGACTTCATGATTTTAAGTATCTTAGACTTGATGGTTCAACAAAAACTGAGGAAAGAGGCAATCTTCTAAGGAAATTTAATGCTCCTGACTCCCCATACTTTATGTTTCTCTTGAGCACTCGTGCTGGAGGTCTTGGTTTGAACTTGCAAACAGCAGATACTGTTATAATCTTTGATAGCGATTGGAATCCACAAATGGATCAACAAGCCGAGGACCGAGCGCATCGCATTGGACAGAAAAAGGAAGTTAgggtttttgttttggttagTGTAGGATCAATTGAAGAGGTGATTCTAGAGCGTGCAAAACAAAAAATGGGCATTGATGCCAAAGTTATCCAAGCAGGACTTTTCAACACAACTTCGACAG CCCAGGACAGAAGAGAAATGTTAGAAGAGATTATGCGCAGAGGTACAAGCTCACTTGGGACAGATGTGCCGAGTGAGAGAGAAATTAACCGTCTTGCTGCCCGATCTGACGAGGAGTTTTGGCTGTTTGAGAAAATGGATGAAGAGAGAAGACAAAAGGAAAATTACAGATCCCGTCTCATGGAAGAACATGAATTGCCAGATTGGGTATATTCTCCAATTAACAAGGATGATAAGTCCAAAGATTTCAACAGTGCTGTCACTGGAAAacggaaaagaaaagaagtggtATACGCAGATACGTTGAGTGATCTGCAATGGATGAAGGCTGTGGAGAACGGAGAAGACATATCAAAGTTTTCAgctaaaggaaaaagaagagaccACCACTCATCTGACAGCATTGCTCAAGCCAGCGATAACACAGTAGCAGAAGAAAGTTTAGAGTTGAGGACTGAAAGTGTTCCTATGACAAACGATCGCACGAGTGAAGATAGTTTCCATGTGACCCCTTCTTCAAAGAGATTCAAATCTGAAGGAACGAATTTCCTGAAACATACATACGAGGATGTTGGAAGTGGTTTGAACCACCATGTGTTATCATGGAATACTCACAAAAAGAAGAGGTCAAGTTTTCTGGGCCAGGGTTCATTATCTGATGCCAGAGGGCATTCTTCCAATGGAAGAGCAAACTGGAACTGA
- the LOC108324157 gene encoding RAN GTPase-activating protein 2 gives MEPDSQQRSFSIKLWPPSQNTRQTLVERMTNNLTTKSLFTQKYGTLDREEAEENAKRIEDVAFATANLHYEKEPDGDGGSAVQLYAKECSKLLLDVLKRGPGRKEDEVVTSSHTTTPHESVFDISKGKRAFIEADEAHELLSPLKDPGNSFTKICFSNRSFGIGAAQVAEPILTSLKDQLREVDLSDFIAGRPEAEALDVMKIFSSALEGSVLNSLNLSDNALGEKGVRAFGALLKSQKCLEELYLMNDGISKEAAGAVCELIPFTEKLKVLHFHNNMTGDEGALAIAEVVKRSPSLEDFRCSSTRIGTEGGVALCDALGNCTHLKKLDLRDNMLGTEGGVSLSKALSKHTELREVYLSYLNLADDGAIAIVDALKESAPQLEVLELSGNDITADAAPAIAACIAAKQFLSKLNLSENELKDEGANLISKAIEGHGQLKEVDISANQITRNGARQLAVTVVQKDDFKHLNINGNFISEEGIEELTDIFKSSPDVLGPLDENDPDGEDIDEESEEGDADELESKMKNLAVD, from the coding sequence ATGGAGCCCGATTCACAGCAGAgatcattttcaatcaaattatgGCCTCCTAGTCAGAACACTAGACAGACACTTGTGGAGAGGATGACCAACAATCTGACTACTAAATCTCTTTTCACACAGAAGTATGGAACTTTGGACAGGGAAGAGGCTGAAGAGAATGCAAAGAGGATTGAAGATGTGGCTTTTGCAACAGCAAACCTGCACTATGAGAAAGAGCCAGATGGTGATGGAGGTTCTGCGGTTCAGCTTTATGCCAAAGAATGTAGTAAGCTCCTCCTTGATGTTCTCAAAAGAGGACCTGGTAGAAAGGAGGATGAAGTGGTGACATCTTCTCACACCACTACGCCTCATGAATCTGTTTTTGATATATCTAAAGGCAAACGGGCATTCATTGAAGCAGACGAGGCACATGAACTTTTAAGTCCATTAAAGGATCCAGGGAATTCTTTCACCAAAATATGTTTTAGCAACAGAAGCTTTGGGATAGGAGCAGCACAAGTTGCCGAGCCCATTCTCACTTCCCTCAAGGACCAGCTTAGGGAAGTGGATCTATCAGATTTCATTGCTGGAAGACCAGAAGCGGAAGCTCTTGATGTTATGAAAATATTCTCTTCGGCCCTTGAAGGCAGTGTCTTGAATTCCTTAAACCTCTCGGACAATGCATTAGGTGAAAAAGGTGTTAGAGCATTTGGAGCACTTTTGAAATCCCAGAAATGCTTGGAGGAGCTTTATCTGATGAATGACGGTATCTCAAAGGAAGCTGCTGGAGCAGTTTGTGAGTTGATTCCTTTCACAGAGAAACTCAAAGTTCTCCATTTTCATAATAACATGACTGGCGATGAAGGGGCACTAGCTATAGCCGAGGTTGTGAAGCGTTCTCCTTCATTGGAGGATTTTCGTTGTTCCTCCACTAGGATAGGCACTGAGGGTGGAGTTGCCTTGTGTGATGCTTTAGGGAATTGTACCCATCTGAAGAAGCTTGATCTACGAGACAACATGTTAGGCACTGAAGGTGGGGTTTCTCTTAGTAAAGCTCTTTCCAAGCACACAGAGCTAAGAGAGGTATACCTGAGCTACCTAAATTTGGCAGATGATGGTGCAATTGCTATAGTCGATGCTCTTAAGGAGTCAGCACCTCAACTTGAAGTTTTAGAGTTGAGCGGGAATGACATTACAGCTGATGCTGCTCCTGCAATTGCAGCCTGCATTGCAGCAAAGCAGTTTCTGTCTAAGTTGAACCTCTCTGAGAATGAACTCAAGGATGAAGGTGCCAACCTGATAAGTAAAGCCATAGAAGGTCATGGTCAGTTAAAGGAAGTTGATATAAGTGCCAACCAAATAACCAGAAATGGAGCTCGTCAATTGGCTGTGACTGTGGTGCAAAAGGATGATTTCAAACATCTGAATATTAATGGCAATTTCATTTCCGAAGAAGGCATTGAGGAGTTGACGGATATATTTAAGAGTTCTCCTGACGTGCTGGGTCCATTAGACGAAAATGACCCCGATGGAGAAGACATCGACGAAGAATCTGAAGAAGGTGATGCAGATGAACTGGAATCCAAAATGAAGAACCTTGCGGTTGATTGA